GTGGACTACAATCATAAGCCACACCCACCGCTGCCTCTCTCTGTCCTAATTTTAGCACGTGCCACTTGTGTAATTCTGGCGACTGTTGCAAGACGGTGACGCACGCTCAGTAACCCGCACGCCAGAGCAAAGCACATGGCCCATCCCCAGCCACCCCACCATTCACGGCCCAGATTCCAGTGGGACCCACGTAACAACAATGTCGCAGACGGTGACCCCCCCCCTATCgatatttctctctctataaaatGCCTCCAAATCGACCCAATCGGCATTTTCTCTCTCTGGTCTATAGAAACACGACCTGGTtgctctctctctagaaaaacGCCCCCTTTCTCTCCCTAAAACGCCGCCATGGGCTTCCCAGTGGGATACACAGAGGTCTTCATCTTCCCCAACCTCTTTATCCACACTCTTTCTCTCCTCGGTTTCATCCGAAACCTCATTTTCGCGCTTTTCCACTTTCTGGGTCTCTCCGAATTTCTCGAAACCGACGTTGTTTGGCCGGAGACCCGGTCCCACCTGCCGGAAAACCCATCCTCGTCGGCCCTCCTGATCCGGGAATTTCTCCCCGTCGTCAAATTCCGCGACGTAGCCGGAGACCCGCCGGAGAGCTGCGCCGTTTGTCTGTACGAGTTCGAGGTGGAGGACGAGATCAGGTGCTTGACGAATTGCAAGCACATTTTTCACCGCGCGTGTTTGGACCGTTGGATGGACCACGACCAGAAGACCTGTCC
This region of Malus domestica chromosome 07, GDT2T_hap1 genomic DNA includes:
- the LOC114826056 gene encoding brassinosteroid-responsive RING protein 1-like, whose amino-acid sequence is MGFPVGYTEVFIFPNLFIHTLSLLGFIRNLIFALFHFLGLSEFLETDVVWPETRSHLPENPSSSALLIREFLPVVKFRDVAGDPPESCAVCLYEFEVEDEIRCLTNCKHIFHRACLDRWMDHDQKTCPLCRMAFVPDEMSDEFNQRLWAASEIHQDYYSEYSSV